A stretch of Anaeromyxobacter dehalogenans 2CP-1 DNA encodes these proteins:
- the bamA gene encoding outer membrane protein assembly factor BamA: MTRHLLSVPVLLAALLLAAVPALARGADPVLSDVRIEGNRRVEVDAIRATISSKKGEPLDPKKVDQDLRGIMRLGLFADATAELEGPEASPALIFKVVERPTVHEAKIVGNEALSKDDLKDTVELKPYAVLDLAVVRKDVKKIQEKYVEKGYYLADVTWKVVDLPDNQADVIYTVDEKAKVQVKEIRFLGNDHVPKDDITPFMQTQEGNLLSFLNSTGTYKEEAFQHDLQSVQAVYMDKGYVTVKVGKPSVALSPDRRFLFITIPVEEGEKYDIGKIEFSGQLLDREPVLKRMVRTKTGDLFMRSKVGADIFAIGDLYKDMGYAYANVTPLTNTDPKRRIVDINFEVQPGPKVHFERIEIIGNDKTRDKVIRRELRIYEGELYSGTGIKASKQRITALGFFETVEITTKKGSKDDTIVATVEVKEKATGTFQVGAGFSSYENFILTGQISQNNFFGWGQTLSLQVQWSSIRQLGQIQFVEPYFLDTRWTFAFDLYATEGYYTTFTRRAIGGSMTWGYELSGLYPWWSFARKLDDLRLFATYTNEYVSVSASDSGLLYANQFKSGTTSALRLSLQWDKRDNRLFPSRGWFISTSAEAAPPLLAPQWAFGQNVNLFTRYAVDARWYRPVFLGLIARAKLTLGYIRNWDASHQVPISELYYVGGINSLRGYRYLSIAPAEDVGRSRNPSSALYPLAVGGDKQLVLNLELEFPIVEKVGVRGVLFSDMGNAFARGKYSDPDVPLSLYKSVGFGFRWFSPIGPLRFEWGIPLNRRKDKLTGEYVDQALDFQFTIGNFF, encoded by the coding sequence GTGACGCGCCACCTGCTCAGCGTCCCCGTCCTGCTCGCGGCGCTGCTCCTGGCCGCGGTGCCCGCGCTCGCGCGCGGCGCCGACCCCGTGCTGTCGGACGTCCGCATCGAGGGCAACCGCCGCGTCGAGGTGGACGCGATCCGCGCGACCATCTCCAGTAAGAAGGGCGAGCCGCTCGACCCCAAGAAGGTGGACCAGGACCTCCGCGGCATCATGCGCCTGGGCCTGTTCGCGGACGCGACCGCCGAGCTGGAGGGGCCGGAGGCCTCGCCCGCCCTGATCTTCAAGGTGGTGGAGCGGCCCACCGTCCACGAGGCGAAGATCGTCGGGAACGAGGCGCTCTCCAAGGACGACCTCAAGGACACCGTCGAGCTGAAGCCGTACGCGGTGCTCGACCTGGCCGTCGTCCGCAAGGACGTGAAGAAGATCCAGGAGAAGTACGTCGAGAAGGGGTACTACCTCGCCGACGTGACCTGGAAGGTCGTGGACCTCCCCGACAACCAGGCGGACGTGATCTACACCGTGGACGAGAAGGCCAAGGTCCAGGTGAAGGAGATCCGCTTCCTCGGGAACGATCACGTCCCGAAGGACGACATCACCCCGTTCATGCAGACGCAGGAGGGGAACCTCCTGTCGTTCCTGAACTCCACCGGCACGTACAAGGAGGAGGCGTTCCAGCACGACCTCCAGTCCGTCCAGGCCGTCTACATGGACAAGGGCTACGTGACGGTGAAGGTCGGGAAGCCGTCCGTCGCGCTCTCGCCGGACCGCCGGTTCCTCTTCATCACCATCCCGGTGGAGGAGGGCGAGAAGTACGACATCGGCAAGATCGAGTTCAGCGGCCAGCTCCTCGACCGCGAGCCGGTGCTGAAGCGCATGGTCCGCACCAAGACCGGCGACCTGTTCATGCGCTCGAAGGTGGGCGCCGACATCTTCGCCATCGGCGACCTCTACAAGGACATGGGGTACGCGTACGCGAACGTCACCCCGCTCACCAACACCGATCCGAAGCGCCGCATCGTGGACATCAACTTCGAGGTGCAGCCCGGCCCGAAGGTCCACTTCGAGCGCATCGAGATCATCGGCAACGACAAGACGCGCGACAAGGTGATCCGCCGCGAGCTGCGGATCTACGAGGGCGAGCTCTACAGCGGCACCGGGATCAAGGCGTCGAAGCAGCGCATCACCGCGCTGGGCTTCTTCGAGACGGTCGAGATCACCACCAAGAAGGGCAGCAAGGACGACACCATCGTCGCCACGGTGGAGGTGAAGGAGAAGGCGACCGGCACGTTCCAGGTGGGCGCCGGCTTCTCGTCCTACGAGAACTTCATCCTCACCGGGCAGATCTCGCAGAACAACTTCTTCGGCTGGGGCCAGACGCTCTCGCTGCAGGTGCAGTGGTCGTCGATCCGCCAGCTCGGGCAGATCCAGTTCGTCGAGCCGTACTTCCTCGACACGCGCTGGACCTTCGCCTTCGACCTGTACGCGACCGAGGGCTACTACACGACGTTCACCCGGCGGGCCATCGGCGGCTCGATGACCTGGGGCTACGAGCTCTCCGGCCTCTACCCGTGGTGGTCGTTCGCGCGGAAGCTCGACGACCTGCGCCTGTTCGCCACCTACACGAACGAGTACGTGTCGGTGTCGGCCTCCGACTCCGGCCTGCTCTACGCGAACCAGTTCAAGTCCGGCACCACCAGCGCGCTGCGCCTCTCGCTCCAGTGGGACAAGCGCGACAACCGCCTGTTCCCGTCGCGTGGCTGGTTCATCTCCACCAGCGCCGAGGCCGCCCCGCCGCTCCTCGCGCCGCAGTGGGCGTTCGGGCAGAACGTGAACCTGTTCACCCGGTACGCGGTGGACGCGCGCTGGTACCGGCCGGTGTTCCTCGGCCTCATCGCCCGCGCGAAGCTGACGCTCGGCTACATCCGCAACTGGGACGCCTCGCACCAGGTGCCCATCTCCGAGCTGTACTACGTGGGCGGCATCAACTCGCTGCGCGGCTACCGGTACCTCTCCATCGCGCCGGCCGAGGACGTGGGCCGCTCGCGCAACCCGTCGTCCGCGCTCTACCCGCTGGCGGTCGGCGGCGACAAGCAGCTCGTCCTGAACCTCGAGCTCGAGTTCCCCATCGTCGAGAAGGTGGGCGTGCGCGGGGTGCTGTTCAGCGACATGGGCAACGCGTTCGCCCGCGGCAAGTACTCCGATCCCGACGTGCCGCTGTCGCTCTACAAGTCGGTCGGGTTCGGCTTCCGGTGGTTCAGCCCCATCGGCCCGCTCCGCTTCGAGTGGGGCATCCCGCTGAATCGCCGCAAGGACAAGCTGACCGGCGAATACGTCGATCAGGCGCTCGACTT